A portion of the Toxotes jaculatrix isolate fToxJac2 chromosome 16, fToxJac2.pri, whole genome shotgun sequence genome contains these proteins:
- the wdr41 gene encoding WD repeat-containing protein 41 has protein sequence MLRWILGGREAQSSVEKSPVLCIGEEQPKNWFTELQVLKGHFDIVRFLVQIDDFRCASAGDDGLVLVWNIETGERLQELRGHSQQITAITTFTCNNGLTSHTSLITASSDRSLSLWDPDTGNRVQTISDLQSSVKCLLVLERLCLWVSGGEELCVWNKDFQLQCHRQNHSDTGITALIELPKNCVAAAMDKEIMIYRLTFSTDSSVSVAEIRCLSDHQDQIRALINVNDGLFASGSHAGELILWDAIDWNILAYEHILWEESQTCAQAEIRLGAPTPSEMSIQHLTTNGKLILAAVGSGLYVYSVLTKTVVAYRKVAHDSNVLHTMLLSDSELMSCSEDGSVRMWEIQDLPLPAEPASAGFFGMWTFGRSNKQTGPPSKKVVDIPNIRTLELTGDLIGHSGAVQMFVSFKENGLVTCSTDHLLILWKDGDRQSHLRSLALFQKLEENGGL, from the exons ATGCTTCGGTGGATTCTCGGTGGTCGGGAAGCTCAAAGCTCGGTGGAG AAAAGCCCTGTGCTGTGCATTGGTGAGGAACAGCCCAAAAACTGGttcactgagctgcaggtgctgaaaggacattttgacattgtTCGATTTCTGGTGCAGATTGATGACTTCAG ATGTGCCTCAGCAGGAGATGATGGCCTGGTTTTGGTGTGGAATATTGAG ACCGGCGAGaggctgcaggagctgaggggCCATTCCCAGCAAATAACAGCCATAACCACCTTCACCTGTAATAATGGACTCACGTCGCACACCTCGCTCATCACCGCCTCCTCAGACAGAAGTCTCAGT CTGTGGGACCCTGATACAGGCAACAGGGTTCAGACCATTTCAGATCTTCAGTCTTCTGTGAAG TGCTTGCTGGTGCTGGAGCGTCTGTGTTTGTGGGTCTCCGGCGgagaggagctgtgtgtgtggaacaaaGACTTTCAGCTGCAGTGTCACAGGCAGAACCACAGCGACACTG GAATAACTGCTCTGATAGAGCTGCCCAAGAACTGCGTAGCAGCTGCAATGGATAAAGAAATAA tGATCTACAGGCTGACATTTTCTACTGATTCCTCTGTGTCAGTGGCTGAAATCCGCTGTCTGTCCGACCACCAGGACCAGATTCGAGCTCTAATCAACGTCAACG ACGGGCTCTTCGCGAGCGGTTCCCACGCCGGCGAGTTGATCTTATGGGATGCGATTGATTGGAACATTCTGGCTTATGAGCACATCCTGTGGGAGGAATCACAAACCTGTGCTCAGGCTGAAATACGACTGGGGGCTCCCACACCCAGTGAGATGTCCATCCAGCATCTGACCACCAACGGAAAG ctCATCCTGGCAGCTGTGGGCAGTGGACTGTACGTCTACAGTGTTCTCACCAAAACAGTGGTGGCCTACAGGAAGGTCGCCCATGACTCCAATGTCTTACACACTATGTTGTTATCTGACAG CGAGTTGATGTCCTGCTCTGAAGACGGCAGCGTGAGGATGTGGGAGATCCAAGACCTGCCTTTACCTGCTGAACCTGCCTctgcag GGTTCTTTGGGATGTGGACTTTTGGCCGGTCAAACAAACAGACCGGTCCTCCGTCCAAGAAGGTCGTGGACATCCCCAACATCAGGACACTGGAGCTGACAGGAGACCTGATCGGACACTCAGGGGCAGTGCAG ATGTTTGTGAGCTTCAAGGAGAACGGTTTGGTCACATGCTCGACGGACCACCTGCTGATTCTGTGGAAGGACGGAGACAGGCAGTCCCACCTCCGCAGCCTGGCACTTTTCCAGAAACTGGAGGAGAACGGAGGACtctga